The nucleotide window GCATCACCACCATTCTTTAAAAGAGCAACTACATTTAATGTAAGAAAATGTAGGTAAAACATTTTATACACTTATCACTACTACATCTTGTTTGACTTCTACTTTCATTATGACCGTCTGCTGGCTTTTCTTAGACATGCTGATAAAATCTACACCACGGATGTAACTGTCTTAAAAACGAAAGTACTTTTTGTCACAGCTTTACGGAAATGTTGCACTAATACTTACAGGGCTTTAAACCACTGCTAATGTTCTGTTTTACTGCTACAATGATTACTACCATAGTCCACATTTAACGGTGAGTAACTTTCAGACTAAAAACAGCATGATTTTAATAcactctgttttttttttgagattCTTTACTGAAACCAGTAAAGAACAACAAATTGTTGATGTTGATGAACTTGTATATGCTCATGTGATGTACTATGACAAAAAGGGAGACAGAGAATATTTTATGTCTGAacgattgctggttcgaatcccaggtcttACTGCCTGCCACTAGCAACCGagagtcagagggagcacaattggccttgctctctctggatgaatagatggcTCACtctttccccacatcacttcagtgtgatgctgccCGAAATGGGTGTATGatggctgatgcatcagagctgggtacccggcgcATTGCCCGGTGACGTTGCACTGACAGTAGTTCAAGAAGAGGCAGTAGCTGGTTGTGCATGCGTCAGTCCTCACTTTGCCAGTATTTCGAAATTTACATGTGATGTGAGAATACTAAagtgtgggttgggtaattggctatccAAAATTTGAGAAGGAAAATTGGGTAAccatttactaaataatacaaaaatccAAAAGATACCACAAGCTAGATGCTGCCATGGGGATACCAAGATACAAAATACGTACTACACTGTGCCTGAATGTCAAACAAATCAAGGAAGACATGAGTTTAATCATGAGCCTAAATGACTGAATGTAAAGATAAATGACTAAATGAATGTAAGATAAGAGCTGATTAGCATTTATTAGCTTTACATGAGGAGCCTCAATTTACATAAAAGCAATGAATCACATAATGCATATTTAAACAGGTGTATGATGAGGTGGGTACCAAttcacaaaataataaaaaaaatccctcaCAGGAAATAGTCAAGACTCTTTGGGCCAACAGAATATCCCAAAGGAAAACAAGACAGGCATATACATCTGAGAAACAAAGTGGTGGTAGTATCCCCACCAACATCTCTGCCATACTCACTACTGCTCCCATGTAAATGAAGTCtatttatgtttacatttatatgTATGTTGCTCTTACAAACTGTCTTATGCCATATGAAGGAAGTATGCACACTTTGGCCTTTTTCTTTTTGCCTAATAGTGTCTGTTTCCTTCAGGATCAGTAAAAAATGCTTCTAAGGTTAAAACTGAACTTCACCTGAAGGTTTTATAGACCAGTGCAACATGTTTCCCCATCTCTTGCTTGCTTAATGATGTCCTTGATTTATCTCCTTCCTCAGTGTCTGAAAATGGAGTCCTTTATTGAACTGTTGTTGGCTGCTGTTCTGGTGGTTCTTTCATTCTGGTTGTGGAGAACGAGGGCCCTAACTCAGCCCTCAGACAGTCAGCTTAGTACAGGTAAGCAGAATCTGATTATATTTGTTTGTTATGTGGTCTGTTGCTTATTTCAGTGCCTATAAACGATCAGAAATCaatgttattatttaattaaataccacACGGTAGAAAGTAGTTTGTCCATTCCACCTAAAGTACTTGATGTGGAAATGAACTATTCTTCCATTCTTCACAAATCTGGAGGGGGGTCCCTTGCTGTAAACCTTTAATGTTAATATTTCTAGaagcaaaaatgaaaaatgctaaaaaataCACATATGGTTCTGTTTCAGTGCAGAGAGATCCAGTTCAGAGCCCTGCATCTCCTTCTCCTGGATGCTCTGTTGCTGTGAATGCTGAGAATGGCAGTACTGTAACTGCTCCTGCAGTCAAAAGCAACACCTTCTATGGCCCATCTGTCTTCAACTTCAACACCACTGCTGCTGGCAGTTGTAAGCTATCATTAATGTCACAATGAACTGTTTATAATTACAATGAATtcaaattaattacatttttatccTTTTATGTTAAACAGACTTTCGAGAAGcagaaagagcagagagagactcagGTAAATTAGTGACCAGATTTTTAATAATCAAATGTTCATGCGGCAGTTTCATAAATATGATGCAGCATTAAGATTACGTCTTTAAGAATGTACACTATTCAAAGATCATTCCATGTAAAATAtgtatactgtttatttacatttttctacTTTCTACTACCAGAAGCAACTGTTCTGAAAATCTTGAAGAGTCACAGAGCCCTCATGAAGAAGAAAATTGAGTGCATTTTTGAGGGTAAAAAAGATATCAAGAATAAGATTCATCTGAAGAAGGTTTACACTCAGCTCTTCATCCTAGAAGGAGAACTCGATGAAGTCAACAATGAACACGAGATCTTGAGGATTGATCATGCTTTCAGAATGCAGAAATCTCAGGATAATCCAATCAACACTAATGATATCTTTAACTTACCATGGAAAAACGAAGAGAACAAAGTTATGCTGACCAAAGGCATCGCTGGCATTGGGAAAACAGTCTCTGTTCAGAAGTTCATTCTTGATTGGGTAGAGGGAGAAGCGAACCAGGATATAGCTGGGGTATTTTTTCTTCCATTCCgagagattaatttaattattgatGGCGAGTACAGTCTTCATGAATTTCTCCTGGAATTCCATCCTGAACTAGAAGAACTGAAGGAAATGAAAATGTACGAAGATTGCAAGCTTGCCTTCATCTTCGATGGACTTGATGAAAGTCGACTCCCGCTGGATTTCAGCAGCAGCAACGTACGAAGTGTGAAAAAGAAAGTAACCGTGGATGCCCTGATCACAAATCTCATTAAAGGAGCGTTGATTCCTTCTGCACTGATCTGGATCACCTCCCGACCAGCAGCAGCCAATAAAGTCCCTTCAGAGTACGTGAGTCTGTTCACAGAAGTGCGAGGGTTCACTGATAAACAGAAGGAGGAATACTTCAAAAAGAGAATAACAGATGAGACTCAAGCCTCTAAAATCATCTCCCATATTAAGACTTCTCGAAGCCTTTACATCATGTGCCACATACCtgtcttctgctggattacTGCTACTGTGCTTCAGGCAATGCTGCTGGAAAAGCTGGGTGAAGACATTCCCACCACACTGACGGAAATGTACATCCACTTTTTGCTCATACAGATGAATATGAAGAACCAGAAGTATGACCAAAAAGTAGAGAGAGACTTGAAGAAGCTCCTGGAATCAAACAGTGGGGTGATCCTAAAACTGGCAAAGCTGGCATTTGAACAATTGAAAAGGGAGAACATAATGTTCTATGAAGATGACCTGAGGGAGTGTGGTATTGATGTAAGTGGAGACTCCGAGTACACTGGGATGTGTGCAGAGATCTTTAAGCAGGAATCTGTACTTCATGAGAAAAAGGTCTACTGCTTTATACATTTGAGTGTTCAAGAATTTCTTGCTGCTCTCTATGTGTTCTACTGCTACCTGAAGAAGAACATGGACGAGCTGCAGTTTCTGCTTGATGGTCCACTTCCAGAAGGTTTTATATTTGTTAGGAATATACCAAAAAATGTTCCTTTGTATTTATTACTCAGCAAGACAGTTGATAAAGCTTTGCAGAGTCAGAGAGGATATTTGGACCTTTTTCTGCGCTTTCTGCTTGGCATCGCACTGGAGTCCAATCAGAAACTGCTTAAAGGCCTGCTGACCGAAACGGAGCATAGCGAAGACACTGTTAAAAAATCGATTAGATACATTACAAAATTACAAAGCAAGGAGATACCAGCTGAAGCATCCATCAACCTGCTGTTCTGTTTGCTCGAACTTAATGACCGTACCTTGTTCAAAGAAATCCAAGCATACCTCACCTCAGAAGAGAGTCCGGAAAGAGAACTGTCACCTACAAAATGTTCAGCTTTGGTCTACATACTCCAGATGTCAGAAGAGATACTGGAGGAATTCAACCCAAAGAAATACAGTACCTCAACAGTAGGCTGCAGGAGGCTGCTTCCAGCTGTGAGATGCTGCAGAAAAGCTCGGTGGGTGAAGTAACACACATTCAAATgaggaaatgtctttaaatttgaacattttaatggtcagTTTTCCAGTCATTTAGATACTGTGTTGCCTAGACTCACCAATTAGGACTTTAAATGGTAGACTCTAGTGTACTATATATTCAGGTCATGACAGGGGTCAGTGTGGTTGCAGATTTTTACCCAAACAAGCTGGAATACACCTGATTTTGTTCTTGTTTAATCAGTTTAATTTCAGGCCCCAAACACTTGAGGTGTTGAGGAGTACTTACTGTCCAGGCTCCCCCACATGCACATCCATGACTGTCTGTGCAATCACTGCTTAGCAACTGCTGCTATCCAACTTCAGTTCTTTAGCGATACACAGAAATGCTTCGAATTTAAAGCTTAAATGTGATTTACTTTTTTACgattaaacattattaaaaagtTTGTCAAATTAGAAGTTTGTAAAGTTTTTAACAAATCTGCTACCTTTTTTGAGAAATGCCTCTCAACCATGGTTAGAAAATCTCAGGCATTTTACCTGAAGTGTGGTTCTGATCGAAGAACCTACAGTAATGTTGGCCTTTTATGCGACCCCTAGGTTATGATATACTCACATAGTAACTTACTCCGTGAATGATTAAACTGA belongs to Salminus brasiliensis chromosome 24, fSalBra1.hap2, whole genome shotgun sequence and includes:
- the LOC140546395 gene encoding NACHT, LRR and PYD domains-containing protein 3-like, which codes for MESFIELLLAAVLVVLSFWLWRTRALTQPSDSQLSTVQRDPVQSPASPSPGCSVAVNAENGSTVTAPAVKSNTFYGPSVFNFNTTAAGSYFREAERAERDSEATVLKILKSHRALMKKKIECIFEGKKDIKNKIHLKKVYTQLFILEGELDEVNNEHEILRIDHAFRMQKSQDNPINTNDIFNLPWKNEENKVMLTKGIAGIGKTVSVQKFILDWVEGEANQDIAGVFFLPFREINLIIDGEYSLHEFLLEFHPELEELKEMKMYEDCKLAFIFDGLDESRLPLDFSSSNVRSVKKKVTVDALITNLIKGALIPSALIWITSRPAAANKVPSEYVSLFTEVRGFTDKQKEEYFKKRITDETQASKIISHIKTSRSLYIMCHIPVFCWITATVLQAMLLEKLGEDIPTTLTEMYIHFLLIQMNMKNQKYDQKVERDLKKLLESNSGVILKLAKLAFEQLKRENIMFYEDDLRECGIDVSGDSEYTGMCAEIFKQESVLHEKKVYCFIHLSVQEFLAALYVFYCYLKKNMDELQFLLDGPLPEGFIFVRNIPKNVPLYLLLSKTVDKALQSQRGYLDLFLRFLLGIALESNQKLLKGLLTETEHSEDTVKKSIRYITKLQSKEIPAEASINLLFCLLELNDRTLFKEIQAYLTSEESPERELSPTKCSALVYILQMSEEILEEFNPKKYSTSTVGCRRLLPAVRCCRKARFSSCGLGEQCCEIVASALQLQNCPLQELDLSNNSQMDAGAKLFSEGLMSPQCRLEKMSLASCHFSSESCHYIALAINSASLPLRELDLSYNDWQDSGVKLLSDGLKYANCTLEILRLGWCNLSEESCRTLTSVLSSGSSLRELDLSDNDLQNVGVKFLSSGLANPDCELEVLRLSGCLITEEGCASLASALSSNPKYLRELDLSYNHPNDSGVKVLTDRLEDPQCKLEKLNVSEGGQNRIKSGPRKYACELTLDHNTAHCNLYLSERNRKATRVAEMQPYGSDSERFQQSVYVLCKESLSGRCYWEAQLGNDLPGMALTYKGIDRKGRGYDSMFGSNGKSWKLECYGSEFTYFANHNNNRTEIPAPSYYSDRVGVYLDWPAGILSFYSVSETHALTHIHTFYSTFTEPLYVGFSPGTVGSEISLC